The following are encoded together in the Lactuca sativa cultivar Salinas chromosome 1, Lsat_Salinas_v11, whole genome shotgun sequence genome:
- the LOC111910798 gene encoding putative disease resistance RPP13-like protein 1, whose product MTEIAATAVITVLCEKLISGDLMKLARSKGIDCQLNKWKNTLPMIQAVLGDASQKHITVPGVQLWVNNLQDLVYDIDDVLDDLATDALRRKLNQEALASTSTSKVLKIIPTCCTNFTPRNIMYGQKMSSRLDEITTKLDDLIVLKNNLGLNVNVERSNMTERRLEQTSLVDESKIMGREGDKEALMGKLLGNEESDQNVSILTIVGMGGIGKTTIAKLLYNEQKVKDHFEVRAWVCISEEFDVFNICNAIFEALGGENKRFSNLDPLHVGLKEKLLKKRFLLVLDDVWNEDHSKWELLQSPLLVGAPGSKIIVTTRSIRVASVMDSQETYSLGVLSNEDALSLFAQHAVGEKNFDKHPTLKLLGEGILKKCGRLPLALKTLGRVVKGYKNGDEWEKLLNSEIWDIEDGSEILPALRISYYHLPPYLKQLFAYCSLFPKDYVFDKKKLILLWVAEGFLSQSKGNKSMEFLGHEYFEELKSRSFFQHSTSDESESGYTMHDLINDLATSVAGEFSFRLDGEVDVSDTNESFDKFRHFSLVGPISYRKLNELQRSKRLRTFLLMSVACRNDCFLDKVLVKLLPELQSLRVLSVIDLALGHDRITPISVITKVPESIGSLKHLRYLNFSHSNITCLPEQVSHLYNLQSLLVHNCYWLSSLPRSFAKLINMRHLDISDTPKLNKTPLGIGGMTRLQTLPMVFIGEGDGFKISDLKGLTDLQGQLSIMGLDKVINPIQAKDANLHQKKGLEVLEMKWSDVFDDARNDWIEYEEVLKELRPHPKLKILKILFYKGTRFPSWVGDPSFDQLTELTLCGCRSTQLPTLGCLGSLKTLIVERMSEVKTVGIEFFAPTNSFIGIAFPSLEVLEFEDMQGWQRWSINSGDEHGTPTSFPCLHEISIRCCPELAEVSIGLIPSLRVLHVAECSAEVLKGMVGMSSSLVELKMLSVKGLAQLHGEDLTHLGAVEHLSIWNCDELRYLWERESEACKSLVSLQKLEVWNCKKLVSSAEKDDNFGISMKSVKEVMFSNCETLESYNCPNSVERLEINNCGSMTSLTFSAVQEHPSTLTESIVSDFGFLPMSHLTFLDIGFCKNLKSLSDEHFQSLTSLEEMFICDCPSMDYSFPCGVWPPNLRSLTIGGLNKPMSKWGQQNFPASLVFLHLYGRDSEVVSFAVTDDVRNTTTPASCFLLPPSLVCLRLEDFKDVESFSEVLQHVPCLKRLEIFSCPKITDLKNIYDPSNLTIMVRQ is encoded by the coding sequence ATGACTGAAATCGCGGCTACTGCAGTTATCACTGTGCTGTGTGAGAAGCTTATCTCTGGTGATTTGATGAAGCTGGCTCGATCCAAAGGGATTGATTGCCAGCTGAACAAATGGAAGAACACCTTGCCCATGATTCAAGCCGTGCTTGGTGATGCTAGCCAGAAGCACATAACAGTCCCAGGTGTTCAATTATGGGTGAACAATCTCCAGGATTTGGTTTACGACATAGACGACGTACTCGATGATTTGGCCACCGACGCTCTGCGACGCAAGTTGAATCAAGAAGCTCTAGCCAGCACCAGCACTAGTAAGGTATTGAAGATCATCCCAACTTGTTGTACTAATTTCACTCCTCGCAATATTATGTATGGTCAGAAGATGAGTTCTAGACTAGACGAGATCACCACCAAATTGGATGATCTTATTGTGCTGAAAAATAATCTGGGTTTGAATGTGAATGTTGAAAGGTCAAATATGACCGAAAGACGGTTAGAGCAAACTTCACTGGTTGATGAGTCCAAAATCATGGGTCGTGAAGGGGATAAAGAGGCATTGATGGGGAAGTTGTTGGGTAATGAAGAAAGTGATCAAAATGTGAGCATATTGACGATAGTTGGAATGGGTGGAATAGGCAAAACCACTATTGCTAAACTTTTATATAACGAGCAGAAAGTGAAGGATCACTTTGAAGTCAGGGCATGGGTTTGTATTTCTGAAGAGTTTGATGTATTTAATATTTGCAATGCTATTTTTGAAGCTTTAGGTGGGGAGAACAAAAGATTCTCTAATCTTGATCCGCTTCATGTGGGCCTCAAAGAAAAACTTTTAAAGAAGAGGTTCCTACTTGTTCTAGACGATGTCTGGAACGAAGACCACAGTAAGTGGGAACTCTTGCAAAGCCCTCTTCTTGTTGGGGCACCTGGAAGTAAGATTATTGTCACAACCAGAAGCATAAGGGTTGCATCGGTGATGGACTCACAAGAAACTTACTCTCTGGGTGTTTTGTCAAATGAAGATGCTCTATCATTATTTGCTCAACATGCGGTAGGAGAAAAAAACTTTGACAAACATCCAACACTTAAGTTGCTTGGTGAAGGTATCCTGAAGAAATGTGGTAGACTGCCTTTGGCTTTGAAAACACTTGGGAGGGTCGTCAAGGGATATAAAAATGGTGATGAATGGGAGAAGTTGTTAAACAGTGAGATATGGGATATAGAGGACGGAAGTGAAATTCTTCCAGCTCTAAGAATAAGCTACTATCATCTCCCTCCATATTTGAAGCAATTGTTTGCATATTGCTCCTTATTTCCCAAGGACTATGTGTTTGATAAGAAAAAATTAATTCTACTGTGGGTTGCAGAAGGATTTTTGTCCCAATCAAAAGGAAACAAGTCAATGGAGTTTTTAGGTCATGAGTATTTTGAAGAGCTAAAGTCGAGATCGTTTTTCCAACATTCAACGAGTGACGAGTCAGAGTCAGGATATACGATGCATGACCTGATAAATGACTTGGCCACAAGTGTTGCAGGAGAGTTTTCATTTAGATTGGATGGTGAGGTTGATGTATCCGACACTAATGAAAGTTTTGATAAGTTTCGTCACTTTTCACTTGTAGGTCCAATATCATATAGAAAACTTAATGAATTACAAAGATCTAAACGCTTGCGGACTTTCTTACTAATGTCAGTTGCTTGTAGAAATGATTGCTTTTTGGACAAGGTTCTTGTTAAACTACTTCCTGAACTACAGTCCCTGAGGGTGCTAAGTGTCATAGACTTGGCTCTGGGCCATGACAGAATTACACCCATTTCTGTAATCACAAAGGTACCAGAATCCATTGGTAGTCTCAAGCATCTACGGTATCTTAATTTTTCTCATTCTAATATTACATGTTTGCCGGAACAAGTGAGTCACCTTTATAATCTACAGAGCTTATTGGTTCATAATTGTTATTGGTTATCTAGCTTACCAAGAAGTTTTGCAAAGTTAATAAACATGCGTCATCTTGATATAAGTGATACTCCAAAATTGAACAAGACGCCTTTAGGGATCGGTGGGATGACGCGTCTACAAACTCTACCCATGGTCTTTATTGGAGAAGGTGATGGATTCAAAATATCGGACCTTAAGGGCCTAACAGATCTTCAAGGCCAGCTTTCCATTATGGGTCTAGACAAAGTAATAAATCCAATACAAGCAAAGGACGCCAACTTACATCAAAAGAAGGGTCTTGAAGTTTTGGAGATGAAATGGAGTGATGTGTTTGATGATGCACGGAACGATTGGATTGAATATGAAGAAGTACTTAAAGAACTAAGACCTCATCCAAAGTTAAAAATCCTCAAGATTTTGTTCTACAAGGGAACAAGATTTCCTAGTTGGGTTGGCGATCCCTCATTTGATCAGTTAACAGAGCTTACGTTATGTGGTTGTAGAAGTACACAGTTACCAACACTTGGATGTTTAGGGTCTCTTAAGACATTGATTGTTGAAAGGATGAGTGAGGTGAAGACCGTGGGTATTGAGTTTTTTGCACCTACTAATTCTTTTATTGGCATTGCATTTCCATCCCTTGAAGTTCTGGAATTTGAAGATATGCAAGGTTGGCAGAGATGGTCTATTAATAGTGGCGACGAACATGGAACTCCTACATCATTTCCTTGTCTTCATGAGATATCTATTAGATGCTGTCCAGAACTAGCTGAAGTGTCAATCGGATTGATACCATCACTTCGGGTTTTACATGTAGCAGAATGTTCTGCAGAGGTGTTAAAAGGCATGGTTGGTATGTCCTCATCACTTGTTGAATTGAAAATGTTGAGCGTTAAAGGACTTGCTCAACTACACGGAGAAGATTTAACGCATCTTGGGGCAGTTGAACATCTATCTATATGGAATTGTGATGAACTGAGATACTTGTGGGAACGAGAATCGGAGGCATGCAAAAGTCTTGTGAGTTTACAGAAGTTGGAAGTATGGAATTGTAAAAAGTTGGTTTCATCAGCCGAGAAAGACGACAATTTTGGGATAAGCATGAaatctgtgaaagaagtgatgtTTAGTAATTGTGAGACATTGGAGAGTTACAATTGTCCAAATAGTGTTGAGAGGTTGGAGATAAATAATTGTGGTTCAATGACATCCTTGACCTTCTCAGCAGTGCAGGAGCACCCATCCACTCTCACTGAATCAATAGTCAGTGATTTCGGTTTTCTCCCCATGTCTCACCTAACATTTCTTGATATTGGTTTTTGCAAGAATCTAAAGTCATTATCTGATGAGCATTTTCAAAGTCTCACATCTTTGGAGGAAATGTTCATATGTGATTGTCCAAGTATGGACTACTCCTTCCCTTGTGGGGTGTGGCCTCCTAATTTAAGAAGTCTAACCATAGGAGGCTTAAATAAGCCCATGTCCAAGTGGGGCCAGCAAAATTTTCCAGCTTCACTAGTTTTTCTACATTTATATGGCAGAGACTCAGAAGTGGTTTCATTTGCAGTGACAGATGATGTGAGGAATACTACTACTCCGGCATCATGTTTTCTTCTTCCACCATCTCTGGTATGTCTAAGGCTTGAAGATTTTAAGGATGTGGAATCATTTTCAGAGGTCTTACAACACGTCCCCTGCCTTAAAAGACTTGAAATTTTTTCATGCCCTAAGATTACAGATCTTAAGAACATTTACGACCCATCAAATTTGACGATAATGGTGCGGCAgtag